The Chlamydiales bacterium STE3 DNA window AATACTTCCTTGTGATGAGCGGGATGATTCAAGACGAAAATGAAAGGATTCGCACACAAGTTCCCTGTTTGGGAGGTGTCCCCGTAATTGGTGCAGCATTTGGCGGTAAAAGCGCGACAGAACGAAAACGCAACTTGATGATCTTCATCCGTCCGCAAATTATCGATACTGCAGAAGACATTGATAACATTACAAGACATGAACAAGACATATTCCGCAACAAAGCAAGAAGTAAAAAGATGTGGAAATACGAGGTTGAAGAGGCACTGGATTTTCTTAACATCAAATGCCCAGAGGTCAGCTTACATGATAGTGAAATACGTAACCCTTAACCTCATTAAATGGTTATGTCTTGTCCTCTTAGTCTCATCTTGTGCAGTAGACCCTTACCTAGATTTTAAGCCTGATGTGTGTTATTTTCCAAGCGCCAGGCTTATCCAATCTCTCCCCTCTTCTTTTCCTTCTTTAGCCGAAGAAGAGCACCAAGAGGAATGGGGAAAAGAACTTCACATAGGATCGCGTTTTTTACAGGAATTAGACTACTACCGAGCTATCACAAGTTTTAAAAGAGCTCTTTTTATAATTCCTCTAGAACATCCGAGAAGGACGCAAGTGGAATTCTATATCTTTCAAGCCTACTATTTAGCGGGCAAATATGCTGAAGCCCTAGAAAGTTTTGAGGCTAGTCAGCTAGCCCAAGTCACCCTTCAGTTCACCGCGCTCGATGAGCTTTTGCTTATGCTTTACGATAGTTACATCCACACCAATCAAATTGACCAGGCAATTCGAGTCCTAGGCTTAATGGAAATAAGAAACTGTGAATCTCTGCCCAATTTGCAATTGAGCCATTCGATGCAGCACGCAAATTTTCAACAGCTGGATCTACAGGCAGAAAAGAATGCAGATATAGCCTGTTTTTTAAATCAGTACAAGAGCCTAGCAAAATCCCCCAAAAAAGCTCGTTTGTTAAACGCTTTTCTTCCTGGAGCGGGTTACCTCTATGTCGACCAGCCCAAAACTGCCTTTACAGCTTTGATGATCAATACTCTTTTTACTGCTGCAGCCTATCAGTTTTTTAATGAAGGCTACTGGGCAGCTGGTCTAGTCACTGCAGGGATTGAAGCAGGATGGTATCTAGGCGGTATCAATGGAGCAGGAATTGCTGCAAATGAATACAATGAGCGGCTCTACGAATGTCAAGCTAAAGATTTTATGATTAAAAACAAGCTTTTCCCTATCTTAATGTTCCGCTATGCCTTTTAAACTTGCTCTCCTATCTCTCCTCTTTTTTTCCATATTAACAGCAGATCCATGGGGCAAAGATGCCGACATGCTTTCAAAGCCTCCTCAAAACACTTTCGTGCAGGCTAAAAGCGGTTTCGGAGTATCTTTAAGCCGCATGGTTATCCGTTTCCATCAAGAAGTCATTTCACCCGCTGATGGGCCGAGGAGCCACTACATTCCAAGCAGCTCCCAATACACTCTTGATGCCATCAATAAATATGGTTTCATGAAGGGATGGATCTATGGATGTGATCGCCTACTTAGAGAAAATAGTGACAAATGGGTTTACAGAGAAGTTATGGCACCTGACGGCTGCTTGATGAAATGGAATCCTGTCCCCTAATTGGGGCATTGGGGATCATTTCAAGCACTTGTTGAAATGTTATTTCGTCAGAGGACTCTTCAACTACTTCATGAAATTTTAGAAGCTCCTTAGCTCTATGCAGGGCTTTTTGCATGTATAGTTGTGGACGAAGATCTTCGAAAACAAAGAGATTTTCTTTTTTTAAACGCTGAATGATCCCAGAGTTACTCATGACCTCCCACACCTCACTGCTCATTCCACAAGCAATAAGGTATCTGTTCCCTTTTTCGAGATATTCTTGAAGTTGCAGCAAAGCAAGACACGAAGTTCCATCAAAGTCCCGAGCGTTCTTAAGTTGTAAAATGATCACTTTTGTCGTCTGATCATCTTCAGCAATAGATTTTAAAGTTGTATAGAAAACATCAGCGGAGCCAAAGAATAATTCCCCTTCAACTTTAATCACCCTAATAGGTTTTTGTAGATAAGCTGCGGAGAGATCCAAACTTTTTAACTCCCCTGTTTGGTCGATCGCATATTCGATTAATTGAGGCAAGGAGGCTTTTTTGAGATATAGGGTGATCGAAATCGTAACGCCAATGTAGAAAGCCGTGTCCAGGCTAAAGAAAATACAGGCTAAAAATGTTGCGACTAAAACCAGTGCATCGGAACTTGTGGATTTTAAACAGAGAAGCAGCTGTTTATAGTTTACCAGTGAAGCCGCTGTTACAAATAAAAGCGCAGCAAGAGTTGGTAAAGGGGTAAAATTGACTAAGAACCCAAAGAAATGGATGATTAGAGCAACGCTGAGCACGTTAAAAATTGCCGCCATTTTTGTACGGGCACCAGAACTTAAATTTAAACTGCTCCTTGCATTGCTAACCGAAATGGGCATTGCACCTGTACAGGAGGAGGTTAAATTGGCTAGTCCGACAGCCAAAATTTCTTGATTAATAGAGATGGGAAAACCGGACGTTGCCGCTATAGATTTTGAAGTGCAGGTCGTTTCAATAATGCTAAGTAATGCCACTGCAAATGCAACAGAAACAAGATGATTTATGATCCCAAAATTAATAGGGGGAATCACAAACGAAGGCAGAAGCGCAAATTGCTCATCACTTAAACCCACAATGTTGACATTCTGAATCCAGTGGTGTAGCGAACTAAAGTAAAAAGCCGCGTAGACTCCAATTGCAAGAATAAGTGTAATGGCCGCAGCAGGCAATTTTCGCTTAACACGTTTCAAGCTGACAAGCGTAATTAAGCTAAAAAGACCAAAAGCTAGCGTTTGCCCTTGAAACTGATTTAAGTGGGTCAGAAAATAAACACTGCGCTCAAAAAGAGAGCGAATGCCACCCTCCATCGGAATTCCACAAAAAGTAAAAAGCTGGTTGACAACAATTGCCAATGCTCCCCCTGCAAGATACCCAAGAACGACTGAATAGCTTACAAACTGAGTCAACCTGCCTAGTTTAAAAACAGCAGCTAACAATTGGAAAAGGCCAGCTAAGAAAGCAATTTGAGACATGATCTGCAGAGCAATCACTTCCCTTTCGATACCTGAAGTTTCACGATAGAAGGCAAATAAAATTTCTGCCGTTCCCGCCTGCATCAAAATTGCGATGGCATTGACAGGACCAGCAATCAAAAACCGAGATGAACCTACGAGTGCTGCAACAAGGGTCGAGAAAATGGCCGCAAGCAGTCCCGCAGAAAGAGGGAGACCGGCTACAATGGCATAAGCCATGGCCTGAGGGATAGTCAGTAGAGAAACCTGAATACCTGAAAACAGGTCCTTGCGCAGCGAATCCAGACTATATCCCTTAAACTCATTAATAAAATGAGTAAATGAAAATTCATCTTTTTGTGTTTGTTCGTACGTCATAAGTACAAATAGGATACTCTATATAATTGTTAATAATCAAACTATCAGGTATTATTTTTAAACCTAATTGATGGAATTGCAAACATTTTAGCCTGAATTCTTGATTACCTTTTGGTATCCTAAAAAGATGCTAGGTGATTTGTTAAAGGTCTATCTAATACTGGGCACTGTACAAATTTTTCTAAGAGAGAATGAAAATGACCAAACCTCCAAAACTCGCAATCGTCGGCAGACCTAATGTCGGTAAATCTGCTCTTTTTAACTCAATCTGTCAAAAAAAAATTGCGATTGTTGACGAAACAGAAGGCGTAACTCGAGATCGTCTTTATGGTGAATCGCATCTATTTGGGTTTTCGTTTCAGGTCATCGATACAGGTGGAATCGATCCTAAGTCAAAAGCGCAGTTCAATGAACACATTAAACAGCAAGCTGAAATTGCTATTGAAGAAGCAGATACTATTGTAATGGTAGTAGATGGAAAAATCGGCATCACTGCTTTAGATCAGGAAATTGCCTCAATCCTTTTGCGCACAAAAAAACCTGTTTGTCTTGCAGTCAACAAAATTGATTCTCCTGAACTGCGTGATCACATTTATTCTTTTCTCGCTTTAGGGATCAAAGATGTTGTTGCAGTATCCGCTGCCCAAAATTGGCAAATAGCAGAACTCCTAGAGACGGCTTTAAAAAGTTTTCCCCGCGATGTTGAGGTAGAAAAGGAACCAGAGTCAATCAAGATTGCTATTATTGGAAGACCTAATGTTGGCAAATCCTCTTTAGTAAACTACTTCCTAGAAGAGGACCGCTGCATTGTCAGCCCCATTCCCGGAACCACAAGGGACAGCGTTGATATTTCATTCACTATAGACGGAACTTTATATACACTAATTGACACTGCGGGTATCCGCAGAAAGAAAAGTGAACAAGATGTCATTGAAAAATTCGCAGCTATTCGCACAGAACGCGCCATAGAGCGTGCCGACCTTTGCCTTTTTCTAATTGATGCGCAAGAGGGAATGACCGCACAAGAAAAACGAATTGCAACACAAGTAGAAGAAGCAGGCAAATGTTGCATCTTGCTATTTAATAAATGGGACCTTGTCAAAGGCTTTCGCATGGAGCACTGCTTGAAAGGTTTAGAAATGGCTGTCCCCTTCTTAAAACATTGTCCTAAACTCTTTATTTCTGCGAAAAGTGGCAGAAATTTAGAAAAGATTTTCCCGCTTGCTGCGCAAGTGTATGCAGATTCAAAACTGCGTATCACCACGCATCAATTGAATAAATTTATCGGGCAGGCAATGCAAAAGAACCATCCGCCAATGATTACAGGCAAGCGTCTCCGCATCTATTATATGGCACAAGTAGACATCCAACCCCCTACTTTTGTTGTTTTTGTCAATTACCCCAATTTAATGTCTGATAGTTATAGAAAATACATTTATAATCAACTGCGGGAAACCTACGGTTTTTCAGGGGTTCCAATTAATCTTTACCTTAAAGGCAAAGAGAAGAAAGACCGCCAGCATAGACCGGACTTAGAGAACAAACAGACCTGGCAAACTAAAAAGATTGACGAAGAATTTGCTGAAGAAGAGTTTCTAGGAGAGGATTTTGAAGACGAGTTTGAGTACGAGGAAGAGCTTACCGAAGAATAATTTCAAAGCTATGTCACTGTCTTAGACAGTGAAAGCTTGCATATAGGGCAGGCTTAACTCGTAAGCTGTTGATATCTAGCTTGCTCCTAAACACCAGGTAATCGCTAACCTATCCTGAACCTGTGTGTCATTTAGAAAGTAAGCTTATTACTTTGGTTTAGAAAAGAAATACGACACGATTTGCACAGCAAATGAAGCCTTAGCTCAGATCGACCTTAAAATCAATTGACCTACCCGCAGCAAACAGCCGCATATACCTCTTTGCTTCATTATCGAGTCGGTTGTAGCTCAAATCGAGGACTTTCAACGCGGGGATATTGGCAAGCAACTTCAAAATGCGTATGACCCCCTCTGTTGTGAGTAAATTGTCTTGAAAGGAAAGATATTCCAAACAGAGATTTCCTTGAAAACATTCTAGTATAGCCACACAGTCTTCATTGCTTAATTGATTATCGCTAAACAAAAGTTTGGAAATAAACCCTTTAAACTTTCTTCCCTCCCATAAGAGGTGTAGCTTTAAATTTCCTAATCGATTTCCTGAGATGTCTAAGGAACGCAATGATTCGCTGGATTGAAGAATATGCGCAAGACTTTCTCCTATATCCCTATTTGCTTCACCAAAGGTGTAGGACAAAACCAGATGTTCTAGGCTACTGTAGTTTAAAAAATTATGAAAGAATTGAACGATTGCAGGAGGATTTAGAGTGAAGCTAGATAAATGGATAGAGATTAGCTTTTCAGCTTCCTTTTTCATGCCTAGAAACGGCTCAAGGATCGCCTGAATACTACCATGTTCTGGCTCTCCATCATTAACATAAGTCAAAGCCACATCTCGAATATTAGGATTTGCAGCAAGTAACTCTGCAACGTTAGCCTCTTCGTTGTTATGGCAATGCATATTATATAACCGGACGGTATGAAGAGATTTATGCTTTGAAAGCTCTTGAATGAGAGAAAGGCAAGATGAGGGAAAAATAGGAGATTTCAGCTCAAAAACCTCTAATGTTTTATTGCCTCGCAGCCCTTCTAACAATACTTTCAACCTCTCAGGTGAATACCAACCATTCAATAAAGCGAGTCGTTTAATGTGTGGACTTTCCTTGAGTAGATGGCTAACCATTTCTAATGCGTCTAGGCTGTCTGGCATCTCTAACTCAAGGTCTTCAAGAGATGGATGTTCATGTGCCTTTTCAAAAATACGCGCAATTTCGTCAGTTTTAACATGAATTTTTAAAACTTTTAAAGAAGGAAGAACACTGAGAATGCTGCCTTTTTGAGGACAAACAAAGGAGTCTTGCTGTTCTAAGAGCGACAATCTTTCGACATGTCTAAATCCTTCAGAGTAAGAAAAAATTTTGGAAAAATCAGTGACGCGATTAGCAAATTTAATTTCAACTAAAGTCTGACGGCTTAAAAGTTCCATTAAACAGGAGTCGTTTTTTTTCCTGCGATTTACTAGCCAAACTTTGATGGTTTGACATTTTTTTAAAAATAATTTTCTCGTCGAAGAGCTTTCATGCCAAACGCATTTAGTAATAAGATCTACAAGATCAGAGGTTAGAGAATTAAGCTCTTCTTTTTTAAAAGATTCCAGATTTTTTACAATTGACTGGCAACACTGAGCTAAAAGAGACTTCACTTGCATAATAACTCGATCTCCCAAGCAATCACAAACTTAGCTACAAAACAAAGCCTGTGAGGATTTACTGATAAAAAAAATTTAAAATAGCGATTGCAATGTGAAAGTGTGATTTGTTTTTGAATCGAGAGCTATATCAAATGTCTACCATGAAAACATCAACCATAAAAAAATCTTTTAAGACTCAAGCATACAATGCTATTCCATAGTTTCTAATTAAAAATTGTTAATGAGAAATTATTATCAAGAAGGTTAGGACAAGCAGAGATTTATTACAATAGCAACTTCTGCGTTCATAAGACTACTAAAGGAGAACTCCTAGAGGCAAAGAGTAAGAAATTTCAATAAAAATTTTGCCATTTACACACATCCACAAACACACCTCACTAGCCAAAACTTAACGCACCAGGCACTGCTTCGCTAACTCTCCGTCAGTTGTTTGAGTTTTTGTGCTAAATACACAAGGCTAGAGGGGTTTGTATGATTAGAAAGATCGCGCATTAAAGGTTAGGGAAATCCTGGAGTAAGTGCATCAGCTCGTCGCGAGAAAAACGTTTTAATACTTCATGATCGTCAACACCAACGACATCTTCCATCAGTTGTCCTTTGCGTTGAATCAGCTCATGAATGCGCTCTTCGAACGTTTTTTTTGTTATCAATTTGAACACTTGAACATTTCTGTGTTGCCCGATACGGTGCACACGATCTGTAGCTTGGTCTTCCCGAGCTTTATTCCACCACCGATCGTAATGAATGACCACTGAAGCTGCAGTAAGATCAATCCCTAATCCCGCAGCTTTAAGCGAAGCAACAAACACTTCACACTTGGGATCTTGATGGAAAATTCTAATCTGCTCACTTCTATCCTTAGTAACGCCTCTGATTCCAGCATAACCAATGCCCTGCGTTTTCAAATAGCTCTCTATAATATCTAGCATTCCTAAGTATTGCGAAAAAATGACGACTTTTTGCGCACTTTCCCTGGCTTCCTGTAAAAGCTCTACAAAAAGATCCCATTTTCCAGATTGATACTTTTTGTAGTCTCCTACCTTCTTTAAATACAAGGCGGGGTGATCAACAACCTGCTTTAAATGAGAAAGTAAAGCAAAAATGTGAATATAGGGAATCGTTTTTGAAGAATCATTAAGATCAGGAAGCAAGCGGTCTCTTCCTTGCTGTAAAACCTCTTGGTATAGCTTAGCCTGGTCAAGATGCATATCACAATGGGACATTTCTTCTGTTTTATCAGGAAGATCTAGCAAAACATCCTCTTTCTTCCGACGCAGCACAAAGGGTTTAATGAGCCGATTGAGCTTTTGTTTTTGCCGCATATCATTTTCACGTTCAATAGGCTTAATATATAATCGAGAAAATTCATTGTCAGGAGGCATGTACAGAGGGAGAACAATGTCAAATAGAGCTTTTAATTCTCTTAAGCGATTTTCAATCGGAGTTCCTGTCAAACCAAGGCGCATTGTAGCGCGTATATTTAATAAGCTATTATAGAGGCGGCTTTGGAAATTCTTCGCAACTTGGATCTCATCAAATATGGCTACGGTGAAATCATGCTTTTGAAAAAACTTCATCTCATTTCTTAAGATCCCATAGGATGTCAAAAGTACATCATAATCTTGTCCTGCTAATTCTTTTCTCTTCGTCCCATGGAAAATTAAAATTTTTAAATCGGGGAGAAATTCCTGCAATTTTTCTTGCCAGTGATAAAGTACAGAAGTAGGACAGACAACCAAAAAACGCTTTTTTTCTTTCTTTTTCATGTTTTTGATCGCCACAAATAAAGCCATCGCTTGGTGGGTCTTACCCAATCCCATGTCATCGCATAGCAAACCACTCAAACCATATTCAAAAAGTGAAAACAGCCACTGGACACCCTTATCTTGATAAGGCCTTAAAACACTTTTTAAGCCTGTTAAATTGACAGGCACTTCATGTTTGGTTTCAAGCAACTCTTGCAATATTTTTTTACTGGCAGCATCGCATTCGATTTCTTCTAAAGCATTCAATCTAATCAGCTCTACAGAGGAAAAATGGATCTCATTGTTTTTCATATCCACTTGGTTTTCTTTGATAGACCGAAACCAATCAAAACGACTTACTGATAAATCGATGAGTCCATAAGGGGAAAAAAAATAGGGTTGCTTTTGTTTGTAGGCTTGGTAAAGCTCGGCAAAAGGAACTTTTCCTTTTTCCGTTACATAGTTAATCGTTAAAACATAATCTCCATGCTTATTTTGAAAAATAGCAACATTAAAAGAAATTGTATCGGGCGCTTTTAGTTTAGGATCAAGGTGGGCGATATAAGGTTGAATTTGTATTAGATCTTCCCGGATAAAGTCCTTTATTTTTGCCCCTTGCACTGTGCGTTTCTCTGTGTAATTTTCAGGCAACCGCATCTCAATCGGCAATTCATAAAATCCTACATTTTCTACGTAAACGATATCATCATAAAATCTTAAGCGTTTACCTAAATATTCTGATTTTATTTGAAAAAAGGGAACAATTTCGATTTTAGAGACATCCGTTAAAGTCACATTTAATCCGACCTCTAGAAAAGGACATGTCGGAGCAAAAAAATCTTGGACTAGCTCTAGGTCACTGTGGTTGTGGTGGATGAAACTTGGAATTTGCTCAGCGCTTATTGCCACCCCTTGCTGCAGTGGTAAGCTAATGGACACGTTACTTTTAGAATAAAATCCCTCACTCTCAACATAGACCCACGAGCCAAAATCTCTTGTTCTTTTTTTATGGTTTTCTAGCGAAAGCCTCTTACCAAATGAAAGTCGGCCTATTCCATCCACTTTGTAGGTAATCTGAGCCTCTAGGCTGTGCAAATGGATTTTAAATCCTTCTTGCGTATTTAGCCATGCCATTTTTTGACGCACGAAATCTGTTATATCGTGCTCAGAAATGATCGTCTCTATAACAGGAAACTCTAAGCCATAAATCCAATAAAAACCTTTTTTTTCAATATAGGCCCAGTGGCCAAAAAACTTGGAATAGGGCTGAAGAAGATCTTTCTTTTCAAAAATATAAGTGGAAATGTGCAAGTTAAACTGAGCATCAAATTTCAAAAAGTAATTAGACTTAACAGGTTGCAAATGCAAGGTGACTCCACTAATTAATGGAGCAATCTCATTGGCATAGTGATCTAAAGCATAAGCAATCTCATCGCTTTGCAAAAGGGGGGATTTGAGAAGCGCATGTGTCTCTTTGGGGTAAAATCCAATCTTAGGAAGGTAATACCAATTTTCAAAAACGATTCTTTCCCTGGGATCTTTTAATAAAGGTTTGATTTCTAATTGCAAAGTTTCGTGTTTTTCGTCGTAAAAAACGCTGCTGACAAAATCTTGGAGCTTATTGAATACTTTTAAAGAAGAATCAACAGTTGCCAAACCATCGATAATTGTGAGGAATTCTTCACCTTTAAAATGATAGACCAAAGAAAAACCTTTGAACTCGGCAACAAGATGAGAGGGAAGATCTTTGCTATCGTAACGAAACGACACAATGTTTAACTTACCTTTTTCTTGCTCCAATAGAATCCATCTCGCAAGGTCGCTCCAGAGGGATAATTCGTATTGAAGTCCCTCGCTTGGCTTTCCCTTTCTCCATAAAGAGAGTTCCTGCTCAGAAAGATTGGAGAATTTTAGAGAGGTTTCTTCAGTCTCAAAGGGTTTTCTCTCAATCATTTCTAAGAGAAGAGATTTCACCTCTTCGTCTTTAAACACAATCTCCAATTGTGAATCAAAAAAGATGGCGTTTTTTTCTTTTTTGATTTTAGGGTGATCGCCAAAGTGCACGAAGAAAAGATGGCATAAAGCCTTCCAAAGAGAAAGTTCGTAGCGGATATGCAGTGGATGCACAGGGTTACTGTAAATCCGCAATAGGGCTGCAACCAAATGAACACATCCTTCATGCTGATCCTCTTCTTTGCAAGAACAGAATGCGTCCTGCAAACTCCCTTGGGAATCTAGCTGGACAAAAGCCCAGCAATCCTCTTTCGTATTCGGATCTAAAACTTTAATCTGATATGTTGCACCTGCAAATTGGATATCTTGAACAGAATCACGCGAAATAAGCTCCTCAGCTTCAGGAACATATTTTTTTAAGAGGTCTGGTATTGGGATCATAAAAGCTATTATAATAACAAATAGATAGTAGCGCTATGCTTTTTTTTAAAGCTTTTTACAATCAATCAATTAAGGAGAATTTTTAAGGATTAGCCCTATAGGGAGTTGATCTGCAAAAAAGAGTTCTTGCTCTACTTCATTCAAAGCAGTTTGCCCCTCTAATAATTCTCTTAAACGATTTTCTCCTGGAAAACGTTCTATAATACCCGTAAGCAATTTCTTAGAAATATTGAGGTGGGGGTGGACACTATAACTTGCTAGTTGCATACACAAACGCGCTAGCACAGAATTATCTAACCCTTTAATATCTAGAAGCTTAAATAGCCAATCCTCCACAACTGCCTTATCCAAAGCTTGGGTAAATGGCGCATACATCAAATTTCTTGCGCCAACACGTCCCAATGCATAAACATCAGCGCTTTGATACTCAGCTGATATTATGCGTTGTATAATTGCATTTCCTAAAACAATCTTTTTAGCTGGTTCCAACCACTCTAAAGAGGCTAAAGTGCGCAATTTTTCGCTAAAAAGATAGTTTTCCTGTCTTTGTTTAAAAATGGGGAATTTACCATTTTTTATTTGCAGATCATCTAGAAGCATCTGCGCGATCCGGATTTGCTGGCCTTTCCCCAGCCCCCCAGCAATGCGTCGATAAAAAATCCATTTTTGCAATAAAACGGCATCGGAAGGGTTTCCTTTTTGTAAATCAGCTAAAATCAGCTTCCACAACTCTTTCATCCGATGTTCATCAAGCGGAAATCCAAATCCCGGTCTAAGAAAAAAACCTAAAGCATTCCAAAACCTTTCTTGCTGTTTAGGAAAGTTCTTGAAAGTCAACAAATGATCTCCGAGCTTCCTTAATACGCTGATGGGCCAAGAAAGCCTTGGCTGATTCAGCCGTTTTTCTAAACCCTCCATTAACTTTTCATTGGATCCTTCATGAGAAAAATAGTGGTTTAAAAAATCCAATGCTGGACTAAGCGTCGTATTGTCATAGGTCTCATCAATGCGTCTATTTTTTTCAAAACCTAATAAAACATTATCCGAACCCGAGTTGAACGCAAGGTTCCAAACATGTTCACTATTTTTAGACTGTAATGTTAATTCAAGCACGCCTATTGAGCTGAGTTTGGCAGCTAAATGTACAGGGATTAATTCTTTAGTTTGCCCAAATTTTAAAACAGTTTGCAGAGTAGGTAAGGGCAACATTTCTAAAGGGTCTATAGAGCTAAATTGACCAATTTTATCATCTAATCTTGTATGAGAGGCATATACTTTAAAACTCACTGGTGTATTTGGCAATAAATGGAAAAGAAAAGGTGAATGAAAGGTTTGATCTTCCTCACACCCCCTTTCAAGGAGTGTTAATGCTTTGGATTCTCCCTCGTGATTGACTTCAACATAATACGAGCGAGGCGATCCCCCTCCTATACGTGTGGAATGGCCTTGACGAGCTTTAGCAAAATGAGCAGCTCCCTTTGCAACGGCGAAATCGAAACTCTCCGTTTCCAATTCTTGAATAGATGTATCGCTAAACCAAGTTTGTAAAGAATGCAAAATTGCTTCACGGAATAGCTTAGGTTTGACAGCGCCCCCGTTAAACAAAACTTTAGAGGGCCTTTTGCCTACTTTATTCAAAAATTGAGCAAGATGCTTTGTAATTGAAGGCTCTTCTTCAAAGGGAAGACCTACACCTTTTAAAGCTTTTTTTTTGGCTGTTGTAAGAGCTTCAGGAAAGGTGTATTGTCCAAAAAACCCTTCAGAAAGGAGGTTCCTCAGCTCTTCTCGGGCCAATTCAACTCTTTGGGTATTGCGTATAATGGACGCTCCCCTTCCTTGTACTACCACCTGATAGGTAAGTGGACTTTCTTCAGCTAAAAGAATTTCTTTTGCCCTTCTTGCCGCAAATCTTAGTGCATGCGTTTCCTCATAAGACTCCACCTCTTCTTTCATTTTACTTTGGATCAGATGAGAAATGGCATGATCCATGTTATCACCCCCCAGTAGTAAGTGACTCCCTACAGCAATCCTGTCAAAAGAAAATTTTTCCTCATTTTTTCTGACTTCAATTAAACTAAAGTCCGTTGTTCCCCCTCCAATATCAACAACCAACACGATATCACCTTCGGAAAGATTTTTCTTAAATGATTGCTCGTGATTTGCCATCCAACAATAAAATGCAGCTTGAGGCTCTTCAAGCAAAATCAAGGATTTAAAGCCCGCATTTCTCGCTGCTTCTAATGTCAATCCTCTGGCTGTTTCATCAAAAGAAGCAGGAATTGTGAGAACAATTTCTTGAGCTTCAAGTTCTTTGTCAGGATCCCCTTTTGCGATATAAAAGTTCCAAGCATGACGAATATGGTTTAGATAGCGAGAGCTCGCTTCCAAAGGACTAATTCTTTGGATAGAGCTGCTTGCATTTTCAGGTAGCAAAGCGCTTTTCTGATAGGCGTGTGGGTGGCAAAGCCAGCTTTTTGCAGAGTGGACCAGTTGTGTGGGGACTTGAGTTCCCTCTTCCCAAGCCACTTGACCTACAACATAGGAAAGAGTTTTTTGCCAAGGCAAAGAGTATTTAGCCGCTTGCTTTTCATCGAGAATATAACAATAAGAAGGTAAAGAATTCCGATGTTCTAATTTGCCATTAGCACCGATTTGAGGAATGAGAAAATTTCTTACAGCAAGTGTGGGATTAACCTCTTTATTTAAATCGACAAAAGCAACCGCACTATTTGTCGTTCCTAAATCAATTCCTATAAGATAACGTGCACTCATCCTTAAAGCCTAAATTCTTATTAAATAGAAACTTCCTTTTAAAGAATCATCTCTGGAGCGGTGTATTCATAATCCAGATCGCGAGCGACAGAGGGGTTAGTGACTTTTCCAAGAGCGACATTCAAGCCATCTTTAAGCCCTTTATTTTCTAGTAAAGCTCGTCGCCAGCCATGATTGGCAATAAGCAAGGCGTAATCCATCGTCGCATTTGTTAAAGCTTGTGTGGCCGTCTTAGCAACGGATCCTGGCATGTTTGTCACACAGTAGTGGACAACGCCGTCTACAACATAGGTAGGCTCTGTATGAGA harbors:
- a CDS encoding Uncharacterized protein (Product derived from UniProtKB/Trembl:D1R501) translates to MSARYLIGIDLGTTNSAVAFVDLNKEVNPTLAVRNFLIPQIGANGKLEHRNSLPSYCYILDEKQAAKYSLPWQKTLSYVVGQVAWEEGTQVPTQLVHSAKSWLCHPHAYQKSALLPENASSSIQRISPLEASSRYLNHIRHAWNFYIAKGDPDKELEAQEIVLTIPASFDETARGLTLEAARNAGFKSLILLEEPQAAFYCWMANHEQSFKKNLSEGDIVLVVDIGGGTTDFSLIEVRKNEEKFSFDRIAVGSHLLLGGDNMDHAISHLIQSKMKEEVESYEETHALRFAARRAKEILLAEESPLTYQVVVQGRGASIIRNTQRVELAREELRNLLSEGFFGQYTFPEALTTAKKKALKGVGLPFEEEPSITKHLAQFLNKVGKRPSKVLFNGGAVKPKLFREAILHSLQTWFSDTSIQELETESFDFAVAKGAAHFAKARQGHSTRIGGGSPRSYYVEVNHEGESKALTLLERGCEEDQTFHSPFLFHLLPNTPVSFKVYASHTRLDDKIGQFSSIDPLEMLPLPTLQTVLKFGQTKELIPVHLAAKLSSIGVLELTLQSKNSEHVWNLAFNSGSDNVLLGFEKNRRIDETYDNTTLSPALDFLNHYFSHEGSNEKLMEGLEKRLNQPRLSWPISVLRKLGDHLLTFKNFPKQQERFWNALGFFLRPGFGFPLDEHRMKELWKLILADLQKGNPSDAVLLQKWIFYRRIAGGLGKGQQIRIAQMLLDDLQIKNGKFPIFKQRQENYLFSEKLRTLASLEWLEPAKKIVLGNAIIQRIISAEYQSADVYALGRVGARNLMYAPFTQALDKAVVEDWLFKLLDIKGLDNSVLARLCMQLASYSVHPHLNISKKLLTGIIERFPGENRLRELLEGQTALNEVEQELFFADQLPIGLILKNSP